The Halorhabdus rudnickae DNA segment GCGTTGTATGGAGCAATTCGTTTGTATCGGGATCGACGGCAGCGTACAGCCAGTATCGCTCGTTGTCGAGTCGGATCACGGTTTCGTCAACCGCAACGTGATCCGGGCTCCGTCCAGTTTCGGGCTGTAGATCGGCCTTGTGAACCCAGTTGTGGACGGTTGAACGAGCGCGTTGGACACCGAATACCTCAAGAATTGAAACAGTATTCGAAAGCGATAGTCCAGCAAGATGCAACTGAATACTGAGCTTCATCAAAAATCGCGGTGTCGCTTCTCGCTCCACAAACTCTAAGTCGATCTGGTCGATACTACCGCTGAGGCGTGCGTTTTCGGGCATAGACACTTTGAAAACGCCACGCCTCATCCTTCAATCCTTATCTGAACACTACCGACTCCACGGCGTAAAGTCCGGTCGTCTGTCGCCTCGGCGGCTCAGACGCCGCCATGACGGACCCCGAATTGGCTGTAGCCGCCGTGTGAGAGTTCAAGCGCCCCGAGCCACCAGTTCCAGCGCTCGACGAGGTCCCACTCGTCGGGGGCGTCGGCGAGGTTGGCGACGACGATCTCGACGGTCAGCGGAGCGTCGAAGTCCCGTTCGTAGCGGCCCGCGTCGTCGAGATCGGTCGCCTGCCGGGCCACCACTCTCGCGGCCCGTGGGACCGCGTCGAAGCGCTCGACCAGCCGCGTCTCCAGTCGATCCCTGTCCACGACGGCCGTTGGTCCGGCAGACGCTTCAACGCGGCGGGTCGGCGCCGACCGCGGGCTGTCGGTCGACCGTCACTCGTGGCCGACGATCGGCTGGGGCTCGTAGGGGTCCTCCAGATACTCGACATCCGACTCGCTGAGGTCGATCTCCATCGCCTCGACGGCCTCCTCTAAGTGCTTGACGCTGGTCGTCCCGACGATCGGCGCGGTGACGTACTCGTTTTGATATTGCCAGGCCAGCGCGATCTGGGCCATCGTCACGCCGTACTCTTTGGCGAGCTCCTCGACCCGTTCGTTGATCTCTCGGCCGCCGCCGCGGGTGTACTCGTCGGTAGGGTTGTGGAAGTTCTCCGGGTCGCCCCGGTCGGTGGCTTCGAGTTCGTCGAACGGGCGCGTCAGGAAGCCCTGCCCGAGTGGCCCCCACGGGATGACCCCCATGTTCTCTTTCTCGGTGAGCGGGAGCATCTCGCGTTCCTCCTCGCGGTAGGCCAGGTGGTAGTGGTTTTGCATCGTCTCGTAGCTCACGAGGTCCTCGCGTTCGCTCACTCGGAGGCGCTCGGAAAGCTGGTGGGCCCACATCGAAGAGGTCCCGACGTGGCGAACCGTTCCCTGCTGGACGGCGTCGTCGAGCGCCCGGAGGGTTGTTTCCAAGGGGGTGTTGGGATCGACGCGGTGGGTCTGATAGAGGTCGATCGTGTCCATGCCCAACCGATCGAGGCTGTTGTCGAGTTCCTGCTGGACGGTCTTCCGTGAAAGTCCCGACGCGTTGGGCGAGTCCTCGCCGACGGGGAAGCGGACCTTCGTCGCGACGACCTGCTCGTCGCGGTCGTGTTCGGCCAGGACGTCACCGAGGATCGCCTCGCTTTCGCCGTCGGAGTAGGCGTTTGCGGTGTCGAAGAAGTTCACGCCCAACTCGATCGCCCGTTCGATGATCTCGCGGGACTCCTCCACGTCGAGCATCCAGGGCTCCTCGCTGCCGAAGCTCATCGCCCCGAGACACAGCTGGCTGACCTCCATACCGGTCGAACCGAGTGTGGTATACTCCATACCCACACGCTTCGTCAGCAGCCCCTATACCGTTGTATATAGGAACGTATTTCTTCACATATTCTCACCGTTCCCGTGCCGCGAGCGTCTGTCGCCAGCGCTCAGCGAGCGTCGATGTCGAACTACTTCGAGTTGGGGAAAAACTGCTCGGCGTCGTCGTGTTCGATCGTTTCCAGCAGCGTCCCGTCGAGTTTTTTGAGATGGGTGTACATCTCCTCGCGTTCGAGAGCAGCCTCGACCAGCACCGACGCGTTTTGCTTTCTGTAGGTCCCCGCCACGAACAGGGCGCGGTCCCGTTCCGTGTCGAGACACTCGGTGACGACGAATACGTGGCCGGCACTACTCGCCTGGTAGACGACGGTCTCGTCGAAATCGGTCTCCTTGGAAAACGCCAGCAACTCCTCGGCTTGGTTGCTCGCTACGATGTACACGAGTCCCCATTCGTCCGCCTCACCGGATCCGGGCGGTTTCGGCGTGGTGTCGTCGGACGTGAGAATCAGCGTCTCGAACCCGGAGCTGGCACGGTCTCTCGCCATCGCCGCTACGTCTTCGAGCGTCTGTTCCCAGCCACTGCGGGCCGCCTCACTGGTTGCGAGCAACTGCTCGCCGTCGTCGAGAGTCACGTCGTCCGGGCCGAGTCTGACCATGTTCTTCGTTACAGGTTCAGGCCATTAAAGGGTGGTAGGTGGCCGTCACCCGACTGTGACGCCGAGCCAAACTTCGAGGACGGCCGAGATTGCCAGGAGGACGAGACTCGTGACGAACAGCTTCACGTTCCGGTTCACCCTGTACTCGATCGGGAGGTGTGATCCTTCGAGTGGCGGCAGCTCCTGTAATCGTTGCTCGAACCCGAATGCCGAGTCTCCGGCGACGCTGAAGGAGAATAGCCGCGTGATCGGCCCGCGACCCCGCGGCGACGGCTGGATGGCGAAACTCCCGACGCCGAAGAGGATAAATCCGACGACGAACAGCGCGTACTTCAGCGAGAGGAGCCCGTCCCCGACGAGAAACGCCGGGACCGCTAACACAAGGAGGACGCTTCCCGAGACGACGCCGACCCAGTAGAAGAACTCGACGTACCGGAGCGCGTTACGTGTCACGAGTACGTCGGGTGATGACGGGCTCGGCGTCCTCGTACTCGTCGGTGTGTCGGTGACAGTAGCTCATGTGGCCCTCGTCCCCGACCGAGTGGAGTTCCGGACGCCGCAGGTCACACTCGCCGTTGAACTCGTCGGTGAGGTGACGACGCGCGTCCTCCGGCCGTCCGTCTTTGACCAGTTCCGCGGCAGTCTCGACGTGTTCACGGACGTCCGCGGGAACGTCCAGATCGCCAAAGAGATCCACGATCGTTTCGTCGATGTCGTCGTACGCCGAGAAGCGGCCGACCTGACGCTTGAGGCGGTCGATTGTCCCCAGATCCATCCGCGATCGTTCGCGGACGACCTCCCGGTAGCGTTCGATCCCATCCCAGACGTCGTCCTCGACGTGTTCGTACGCTTCCGGCCGTATCTTGGCTGGACACCGCGTCGAGAACTGACACCCCGTCGGCGGATCCCGTGGGCTCGGCGGCGTCCCGGGCAGGGTGATCCGGTGGGACGACGACGACGGATCCGGATGGGGAATGGCCGACAACAGCGATCGCGTATAGGGGTTCTGGGCGTTCTCGTAGAGTTCCTCGGTTTGGCCGATCTCCATTATTTTTCCGAGGTACATGACTGCGACGCGATCACAGATGTGGCGGACGACAGAGAGATCGTGGGCGATGAACAGGTACGTGAGATCGAACTCGACCTGTAACTCTTCGAGCAGCGTGATGATCTTCGCCTGGACGCTTACGTCGAGTGCGGAGACTGGTTCGTCGAGTACGATGAACTCCGGTTCTAGGGCAAGTGCCCGGGCGATCCCGACCCGCTGTCGCTGCCCGCCCGAGAACTGATGGGGGTACCGGTAGTAGTGCTCCTCGCGCAGCCCCACAGAAGTCAGCAGGTCCAGCGCCCGCTCCTGTCGATCCTGTTTGGTCTTCCAGTCGTGGGCGTCCAGGGGCTCCCGGATGATTTCGCCGACGGTCATCCGATCGTTGAGACTGGATTCGGGATCCTGAAAGACCATCTGGGCGTTGCGACGCCAGTCTTTCAAATCCTCGCCCGACAGGGTTGTGATGTCCGTCCCGTCGAAGGAAATCGTCCCGTCGGTGGCTTCCTCCAGTCGAACGAGCGTCCGGCCCAGCGTACTCTTCCCGCAACCGGATTCGCCGACGAGACCGAGCGTTTCGCCACGCTTGATCGAGAAACTCACCCCGTCGACGGCCTTGACTGATGGCTGGGCGAAGAACCCGCCACCCCCGTAGTATTTCTTCAGATTGTCGACCTCGATCAACGTCTCACCGGCCTGTGCCATTCGTTCAGTCCGTCCTGACACTTTGCTCATGTCTCATCACCCTCCGTGTCGGCTTCTGTCTCGTCGCCCTCTGTGTCGGCTTCTGGGATGTTCGCACGCGCCCGGTGGTGTGCGACCCGGTCCGACTCCGCCATCTCCTCGGGATACAGCAGACACGCGGCAGTGTGCTCTATCGTCTCACCGACATCGATGTGGACTGGCGGGACTTTCTCACACGCCCCGAAGGCTTTGGGACATCGCGGGGCGAACCGACAGTGGTCTGCAGGCGCGTTCGGCGTCGGCACCTCGCCTTCGATCGTGTTGAGCCCCTCCTTGCGGGAGTGCTCTCCCGGGATCGATTCGATGAGGGACCGCGTATAGGGGTGTTTCGACCGCTCGAAGAGATTCTCGACCGACGCTTTCTCGACGATCTGCCCGGCGTACATCACGTTCACACGATCGGAGATGTCGGCGATGACGCCCATGTCGTGGGTGATGAACAGGATCGCGAGGTCGCGCTCCTCCTGCAGGTCCTTCAGAAGATCGAGGATCTGTGCCTGGATGGTCACGTCCAGTGCGGTGGTCGGCTCGTCGGCGATGAGCAGATCGGGTTCGCAGGCGAGCATCATCGCAATGACGGCACGCTGACGCATCCCGCCCGAGAACTCGTGGGGGTACTCGTCGAGCCGGCGTTTCGCGTCCGGGATGCCGACGGACTCGAGGAGGTCCGTCGCCTTCTCGACAGCTTCCTGACCGGTGATGTCGCGGTTTATCCGCAACGCCTCTCGGATCTGGTTGCCGATCGTATAAACCGGGTTGAGCGACTGTTGGGGATCCTGGAACACCATTCCGATGCCGCTGCCGCGGACTTCACGGTACTCAGCGTCGGAGTATTCAGTCAGCTCCTGGCCCTTGAACCGGATGGACGAGTCCGGGAGTACCTGTCCCGGGGACTCGATCAATCCCATGATCGACCGAGCGGTGACGCTCTTGCCGGAGCCGGACTCGCCGACGATGCCGACCGTCTCGCCGCTATAGACGTCGAAGCTCACGTCGTCGACTGCACGGATCGTTTCCCTGTCCGTGTGGAAGACGGTCTGGAGGTTCCTGACGGACAGAATTGGCTGCTCGTCGCGTCGCGAGAAGTCGGGCTCGAATTGCTCGCTCGACATCAGGCCCCACCTCCCACGGCGGCTTCATCGCCTACGCTCTCGGCGGATTCCTCGCCCTCGGCGGTTTCCGTCTCCGGATCGATCGCGTCACGGATGCCGTCGCCGAACGCATTGAGACCGGTGACCAGCACGACGATCATCAGCCCCGAGATCAGCGAAATGTGCCAGGACGCCGTCGACACGTAGTCTTGTCCGAGGGAAACGGCACGTCCCCAGGCCGGCGTCGGCGGGTTGATACCCAGCCCGTTGCCGAGGAACGACAGCGCCGACAGCCCGATGATGATCCCGCCAGTCGACATCGAAGCGTAGACAAGCAGGTACCCGACAATGTACGGGAGCATGTGCTTGCGCATGATGGTCCGGGGCCGCTGGCCGAAACTCCGCGCCGCGTCGACCCACTCCTCCTGGGCGACCTGGAGTGCCGGCCCACGCACCGCTCGCCAGAGGAACGGCCACGTGGTGAACGCGAACACGAGCGCGAGGATGAACCCACCATCGAGGATCCCCCCGAGCCAGTGGTTCGCGAAGACGGCACTTACCATGATCAACAGGAGCAACCGGGGAACCGAGACCACCCCGTCCGCGGCCGTGAGGATCGTGAGATCGATCGTGCCGGCGTAATACGCCGAGACCATCGACAGCATGGCCGCGATCAACGTCGCGAGCCCGATCGCGAGCCCGGAGACGATCATCGTGATCCGTGCCCCACCCATGAGGAATGTGAACAGATCACGTCCGTTGTTCAGCGTCCCGAACGGGTGGAACCGTCCGTAGTCGTCGTAAGTCATCGGGCCGACGTTCTCAGCACTGCCCTTGGACTTGGAGTTGAAGTTGGCGTCGCCGACCGGAATCGACTCGACCTCACCCGCTTCCGCGTCGAAGTACTTGACCTCGTAGCTGTAGGAACTTTGGATGTTTTGTTCGACAGTCGTGGGACCCATCGCCGGTCCGAACACGGCCATCGTCAGGTATAACAGGAGAATGAGGATGCCAAACTGCCCCCATCGATGGACCCGAAGCCGTCGGAACATGTCGTCCGTCGGCGTCCAGTCGGCCTGGCGGTAGTGCTCGCGGTAGACTTTCCAGCCCCGGAACAGCCAGTAACTGAAAAACAGCGTGTATGCGACGATAAGGGTGAACCGGATCCCCCACGCGACGGCTGGCTCTAGCCCCAGGAACGTCCCTTCCCAGGGTCCGTTCGGGCCGAGCCTGTGTCCCTGGTTGGGGATTACCGCCCGGCTGAAAAGCGTCGGAATGGCCGCTGCAGCGTCACCGATGCCGATGAGAAACTGGGAAACTCCCGTCTGGAAATTGACGATCGCGTTCGCCGCGCCGTTGGAGACGAATCCGAGGGCGACGTCGAAAACCGCCGTCACGCCGACGAACGTTCGCTCGACTGTCGCGACCGTCAGCGAGGCGTACGTGCCGAACTCGACGGCGGTCAGCATCGCCAGGACTGACACCCACTTCAGGAACGGTCGCGGGGATTCCGCGATCCGTGTCCGGAGGGGGACGTTCTCGTGCCCGGTCAACTCTTCGCGCGTCGCGGTTGGATCAGTGTCCGACATCGATGTCACCTCTCAGTGTCCTCCAGCGTGATTCGCGGATCGATGAACGTATACAGGATGTCCTGGGTGATGTTGACCGTGACCTGGACGACGATGAACAGGAACACAAGCCCCATCACGAGCGGGATGTCCGGACCGAGTACGCCACGGAAGAACATGTTCCCCAGTCCGCGGATCGAGAAGACCTTCTCGACGAGGACGGACCCGCCGATGAGCAGATAGAACTCACCCATGATCACGGGCAACAGTGGGATGAGTGCGTTGCGTCCGACGTGTTTGGTGATGATCCGCCGACCGGACACGCCCTTCGCTTTCGCGGTTTCGACGTACTTCGAGTTGATGCTTTCGAGTACCGCGGTCCGACCGATACGGATCTCGTTACCCATCGACGCCGATCCGAGTACCAGGGCCGCGGGCAGGATCCACTTGATAGAAATCGCCAAATTCTCCCAGTTCGGGACTGGTACCCGGATGGCCTCGAGCAACGGTATCCCGGCGAAGATGTCGATACTGCCGAACATGCTCGATAACGCGCCTGGAGTCCCGATCACATCCGTCGGGATGAAGAGGCCCTTATAGAAGGAGAGTGCCCCGCCGGCCGAGAGCAGGCCGGAGAGCATCACTGCGAGCCAGAAGTTCGGCATCGCTCGCCAGATGATGCCGCCCCCCGACGCGATGTAATCACGCCAAGTGTTTGCTCGGAGGCCGGCGTACAGTCCCCCCGGAACCCCGAACGCGAGCGCGATGACGACCGACCAGAATCCGAGCCATAGCGTCGCAGGCATTCGATTGAGGATAAGATCCGACACCGGGGTCCCGCGCTGGATGATCCAGGACTGCCCGAAGTCCAACGTCACCAGATCGGTGACGACCTTGAAGTACTGTGACCAAAGGGGGACGGGCGTCCCGTCGGGATAGATGATCCCGAGGGCAATTCTCAGCTGGCGGACGTCTTCCGGCGTCGCATCTCGCCCGAGAATGGACAAGACGGGATCGATCGGCCCCTTGTACAGGACCAGGAAACTCATCGTGATACCGAACAGGAACACTGGTACCGCCAGTAACAGTCGCTTGAAGAGATAGAGGAACCGATTCATCGATCGCCTCCCTCGACCGGCGTTCGGAACCGGTGTCCTGTCCTGTCTGGTCCGGGCGCGCTCGTCTCCGGCCCCGCCGTTGTGTCCGGCGTCGGCCACGATCCGGATAGCACCACGTTATACTCTCGTCTTCCGGGAAACAGCACCGCCGGTCGCGACGATGACTCCATCCTCGAGGGCATACTGGGTTGTCCGATTTTGGTATCGGCTATATTGATTTAACAATATCGGTTGTCGTTCGGAACCGGTACTTCGGCCGAGGGTTCGTCCCGGCCTATCCCTGGTAGTTCGAGTCGTATCCCTCCGCGCCGCCCGGGAAGACCTGCTTGGGCGTGAGGTGATAGGCTGCTTCACCCCGCCCTTTGAAGACGCTCTCGACGAAGTCCTCGCGGGTGAGGACGTAGGCCATCGCCTGACGGACCGGTTTGGGCACTTTCTCCATGTGGAACGCGACGTAGTACGTGTTGATTGCCGGGGTCGTCGACATGTTCACGGTCTTGCCGCCTTCCAACGGGCCGTAGGTGCCAAGCGTTTGGCCCCGGTCGTTGGTCGTCTCCTCGGTCACGAGTTCCGGATCGTACTGTGGCGTCGGGATCTCGCTGACGTCGGCGTTCTCGTTCAGGAAGTAATTGTACTTGGCACTGTCCTCGGTAATGATCGCTTCGTGGGTCTCCCCAAACGAAGGGGCCCCGCCGTGGTAATCCTCGAACGCGGAGGCGCGGAACTGGCCACCGTTGCCTTCTTGCCATTCCTCGAAGACGAACGGGCCACAGCCAACCGGGCTCGTCGAGAACTCTTCCCAGGCCATCTCGCCGTCGTACCCTTCGATGTCGCCGACGATGCCTTCGGGAACGACGGAGAACGCGGAGTACGCAAACACCTCCAGCGCGTACCCGAATGGGCTGTTGAGCGAAATCGTGAACGTATACTCGCCCGTCGCTTCGACTCCGGTCGAGCCCGAGACGACGTTCCCCTCGTCGTCGGTTTCGTGTTCCATATCGAGCACCGATAGCGGGAAATACGTGTTCGTGGAGTTGTCCGACTCGACGAGCCGTCGGAACGAGTAGACGACGTCGGACGCGGTGACCTCGCCGTAGTCCCCGTGGAACTGGATGCCTTCCTTGAGCGTGAACTCGTACTCGGTGAGGTCGTCGCTGACAGTGTAGTCCTCGACGATGAGGGGTTCGGTCTCGACCGTCCCGTTGACGTAGTTCAACGGCGCGTCGAACATATCCATGACCTTG contains these protein-coding regions:
- a CDS encoding IS6 family transposase produces the protein MPENARLSGSIDQIDLEFVEREATPRFLMKLSIQLHLAGLSLSNTVSILEVFGVQRARSTVHNWVHKADLQPETGRSPDHVAVDETVIRLDNERYWLYAAVDPDTNELLHTTLEPTTNSALAHAFFRELREKHDLDDAMFLIDGSHSLKDACNRHGLDFRYERAGNRNSVERVFREVKRRTSSFSNCFSHAAAETADDWLRSFAFAWNQLI
- a CDS encoding aldo/keto reductase is translated as MEYTTLGSTGMEVSQLCLGAMSFGSEEPWMLDVEESREIIERAIELGVNFFDTANAYSDGESEAILGDVLAEHDRDEQVVATKVRFPVGEDSPNASGLSRKTVQQELDNSLDRLGMDTIDLYQTHRVDPNTPLETTLRALDDAVQQGTVRHVGTSSMWAHQLSERLRVSEREDLVSYETMQNHYHLAYREEEREMLPLTEKENMGVIPWGPLGQGFLTRPFDELEATDRGDPENFHNPTDEYTRGGGREINERVEELAKEYGVTMAQIALAWQYQNEYVTAPIVGTTSVKHLEEAVEAMEIDLSESDVEYLEDPYEPQPIVGHE
- a CDS encoding DUF7529 family protein; the protein is MVRLGPDDVTLDDGEQLLATSEAARSGWEQTLEDVAAMARDRASSGFETLILTSDDTTPKPPGSGEADEWGLVYIVASNQAEELLAFSKETDFDETVVYQASSAGHVFVVTECLDTERDRALFVAGTYRKQNASVLVEAALEREEMYTHLKKLDGTLLETIEHDDAEQFFPNSK
- a CDS encoding DUF7555 family protein, which gives rise to MTRNALRYVEFFYWVGVVSGSVLLVLAVPAFLVGDGLLSLKYALFVVGFILFGVGSFAIQPSPRGRGPITRLFSFSVAGDSAFGFEQRLQELPPLEGSHLPIEYRVNRNVKLFVTSLVLLAISAVLEVWLGVTVG
- a CDS encoding ABC transporter ATP-binding protein, giving the protein MSKVSGRTERMAQAGETLIEVDNLKKYYGGGGFFAQPSVKAVDGVSFSIKRGETLGLVGESGCGKSTLGRTLVRLEEATDGTISFDGTDITTLSGEDLKDWRRNAQMVFQDPESSLNDRMTVGEIIREPLDAHDWKTKQDRQERALDLLTSVGLREEHYYRYPHQFSGGQRQRVGIARALALEPEFIVLDEPVSALDVSVQAKIITLLEELQVEFDLTYLFIAHDLSVVRHICDRVAVMYLGKIMEIGQTEELYENAQNPYTRSLLSAIPHPDPSSSSHRITLPGTPPSPRDPPTGCQFSTRCPAKIRPEAYEHVEDDVWDGIERYREVVRERSRMDLGTIDRLKRQVGRFSAYDDIDETIVDLFGDLDVPADVREHVETAAELVKDGRPEDARRHLTDEFNGECDLRRPELHSVGDEGHMSYCHRHTDEYEDAEPVITRRTRDT
- a CDS encoding ABC transporter ATP-binding protein → MSSEQFEPDFSRRDEQPILSVRNLQTVFHTDRETIRAVDDVSFDVYSGETVGIVGESGSGKSVTARSIMGLIESPGQVLPDSSIRFKGQELTEYSDAEYREVRGSGIGMVFQDPQQSLNPVYTIGNQIREALRINRDITGQEAVEKATDLLESVGIPDAKRRLDEYPHEFSGGMRQRAVIAMMLACEPDLLIADEPTTALDVTIQAQILDLLKDLQEERDLAILFITHDMGVIADISDRVNVMYAGQIVEKASVENLFERSKHPYTRSLIESIPGEHSRKEGLNTIEGEVPTPNAPADHCRFAPRCPKAFGACEKVPPVHIDVGETIEHTAACLLYPEEMAESDRVAHHRARANIPEADTEGDETEADTEGDET
- a CDS encoding ABC transporter permease, which codes for MSDTDPTATREELTGHENVPLRTRIAESPRPFLKWVSVLAMLTAVEFGTYASLTVATVERTFVGVTAVFDVALGFVSNGAANAIVNFQTGVSQFLIGIGDAAAAIPTLFSRAVIPNQGHRLGPNGPWEGTFLGLEPAVAWGIRFTLIVAYTLFFSYWLFRGWKVYREHYRQADWTPTDDMFRRLRVHRWGQFGILILLLYLTMAVFGPAMGPTTVEQNIQSSYSYEVKYFDAEAGEVESIPVGDANFNSKSKGSAENVGPMTYDDYGRFHPFGTLNNGRDLFTFLMGGARITMIVSGLAIGLATLIAAMLSMVSAYYAGTIDLTILTAADGVVSVPRLLLLIMVSAVFANHWLGGILDGGFILALVFAFTTWPFLWRAVRGPALQVAQEEWVDAARSFGQRPRTIMRKHMLPYIVGYLLVYASMSTGGIIIGLSALSFLGNGLGINPPTPAWGRAVSLGQDYVSTASWHISLISGLMIVVLVTGLNAFGDGIRDAIDPETETAEGEESAESVGDEAAVGGGA
- a CDS encoding ABC transporter permease, with translation MNRFLYLFKRLLLAVPVFLFGITMSFLVLYKGPIDPVLSILGRDATPEDVRQLRIALGIIYPDGTPVPLWSQYFKVVTDLVTLDFGQSWIIQRGTPVSDLILNRMPATLWLGFWSVVIALAFGVPGGLYAGLRANTWRDYIASGGGIIWRAMPNFWLAVMLSGLLSAGGALSFYKGLFIPTDVIGTPGALSSMFGSIDIFAGIPLLEAIRVPVPNWENLAISIKWILPAALVLGSASMGNEIRIGRTAVLESINSKYVETAKAKGVSGRRIITKHVGRNALIPLLPVIMGEFYLLIGGSVLVEKVFSIRGLGNMFFRGVLGPDIPLVMGLVFLFIVVQVTVNITQDILYTFIDPRITLEDTER
- a CDS encoding ABC transporter substrate-binding protein, whose product is MSDDNSMNRRRFLKATGAATVGVGLAGCSGGGDTEANTEEPGEMESGTDTGDGDGMSDEGGEYQPPSNYPYGINETQVGEAQRVMKEAGYGPDNRFELDWLQYKSGAWQEMANTIRARLDSAYIDMNINQADFGSLLETTENGNHEAFTLGWVADYPAAQNFLQLVDPKNTVYDAEGYTPNGARMFWSEDVKGDEEIRQYITEQFDRIQNNPELTDEAQSTRDDATEKMERALWDSAALLPVYHEVDQLFWYDHVDYNPPGGMGPSRAKTNMSVSGLEGDDTVNDISGTFSSLDPIASGNTESGNKVMDMFDAPLNYVNGTVETEPLIVEDYTVSDDLTEYEFTLKEGIQFHGDYGEVTASDVVYSFRRLVESDNSTNTYFPLSVLDMEHETDDEGNVVSGSTGVEATGEYTFTISLNSPFGYALEVFAYSAFSVVPEGIVGDIEGYDGEMAWEEFSTSPVGCGPFVFEEWQEGNGGQFRASAFEDYHGGAPSFGETHEAIITEDSAKYNYFLNENADVSEIPTPQYDPELVTEETTNDRGQTLGTYGPLEGGKTVNMSTTPAINTYYVAFHMEKVPKPVRQAMAYVLTREDFVESVFKGRGEAAYHLTPKQVFPGGAEGYDSNYQG